Below is a genomic region from Deinococcus misasensis DSM 22328.
CAACACGGCCAGAGTGACTTCCGGAAACAGCCTGCACGCTCTGGAAAGCACATCCATGTGTCCATTGGTGATGGGATCAAAAGAGCCCGGAAAAACCGCTTTGATGGGTTGAATCATGATGACCTCACTAAATCACGAAAAAAAGCGGTGTAGCAAGTCCTAGCTGTCTTTCCAGTACAACGTCAGTGCATTGCTGCCATATTCACGGCGGTCCAAGGTGAACCCTGCATGCTCGGGCAGGTGGGTTTTGTCTGGATGCTGAACGATGACCACCCCATCTTCCTGCACAGGTGCATGTTGCAGCACGTCCAGAGCAATCTGTGGGATGTCCATCGGATAAGGCGGATCCACAAAAACCACGTCCTGAGGCCCCACCCGGTTCAGGTAATACTTGGCATCCCCAAGGTGGATTTTGACCCTCAGGTTGAGGGCTCTGGCGTTTTTGTCCAGGATGCTGACGGCCCCTTTGCTGTTGTCCACAAGCG
It encodes:
- a CDS encoding RsmD family RNA methyltransferase translates to MSNLRILGGSAKGRTLIVPATAVPTGAKVRKSLFDILAQHYGEDSTFLDLYAGSGAVGLEAASRGFQVTLVDNSKGAVSILDKNARALNLRVKIHLGDAKYYLNRVGPQDVVFVDPPYPMDIPQIALDVLQHAPVQEDGVVIVQHPDKTHLPEHAGFTLDRREYGSNALTLYWKDS